The Haloplanus sp. CK5-1 genome contains a region encoding:
- the cdd gene encoding cytidine deaminase, translating into MTDELVDRARETLDSAYVPYSDYPVGAALRTADGTVFTGCNVENANYSNSLHAEEVALGRAVTAGHREFDALAVASGARDGVTPCGMCRQSLAEFCHDDLPILCDEGDGDVAEYTLGELLPATISADTLDAADRSGES; encoded by the coding sequence GTGACCGACGAACTCGTCGACCGCGCCAGAGAGACGCTCGACTCGGCGTACGTCCCCTACTCGGACTATCCGGTCGGGGCGGCGCTTCGAACCGCCGACGGAACGGTGTTTACGGGCTGTAACGTCGAGAACGCGAACTACAGCAACAGCCTCCACGCCGAGGAGGTGGCGCTCGGTCGGGCGGTCACCGCCGGCCACCGCGAGTTCGACGCGCTGGCAGTCGCCTCCGGCGCGCGCGACGGCGTCACGCCCTGTGGGATGTGCCGCCAGTCGCTCGCGGAGTTCTGCCACGACGACCTCCCGATCCTCTGTGACGAGGGCGACGGGGACGTGGCCGAGTACACCCTCGGCGAGTTGCTCCCCGCGACCATCAGTGCCGACACGCTCGACGCGGCCGACCGATCCGGGGAGTCCTGA
- a CDS encoding nucleoside phosphorylase, with the protein MGDDIDRQYHIEAASGEVAETVLLPGDPDRVDVVTDRWDEATTVADHREYRTVTGRYEGAPLSVTSTGIGSPSAAIAVEELARIGAETFVRVGSCGAIDPDVDVGDLVITTGAVRGEGTSDEYVRGDYPAVADHAVVSALVAAAERLGYTYHCGLTMSTDSFYAGQARPGFEGFEAAGSASLLDDLREVDVTNVEMEASAVLTLANVYGLRAGAVCTVFANRSTGEFRTEGEARAAEVGSLAAALLNEMDARRDDAGAGAWHADLSIE; encoded by the coding sequence ATGGGTGACGACATCGATCGACAGTATCACATCGAGGCGGCGTCGGGCGAGGTGGCGGAGACGGTGTTGCTCCCCGGCGACCCGGACCGCGTGGACGTGGTGACCGACCGCTGGGACGAGGCGACGACCGTCGCCGACCACCGCGAGTACCGGACGGTCACCGGCCGGTACGAGGGTGCCCCGCTGTCGGTGACCTCGACCGGCATCGGAAGCCCGTCGGCGGCCATCGCCGTCGAGGAGTTGGCCCGGATCGGCGCGGAGACGTTCGTCCGCGTCGGCTCGTGTGGCGCCATCGACCCCGACGTCGACGTGGGTGATCTGGTCATCACGACCGGCGCGGTCAGGGGCGAGGGGACGAGCGACGAGTACGTCCGCGGGGACTACCCCGCCGTCGCCGACCACGCGGTGGTGTCGGCGCTCGTCGCCGCGGCCGAACGCCTCGGCTACACCTACCACTGTGGCCTGACGATGAGCACCGACAGTTTCTACGCCGGGCAAGCCCGCCCCGGGTTCGAGGGGTTCGAGGCCGCCGGGAGCGCGTCCCTACTCGACGACCTGCGCGAGGTGGACGTGACGAACGTCGAGATGGAGGCGAGCGCCGTCCTGACGCTCGCGAACGTCTACGGGCTCCGCGCCGGCGCGGTGTGTACCGTCTTCGCCAACCGCTCGACCGGCGAGTTCCGCACCGAGGGCGAGGCCCGCGCCGCCGAGGTCGGGAGTCTGGCGGCCGCGCTCCTCAACGAGATGGACGCCCGTCGGGACGACGCCGGGGCGGGCGCGTGGCACGCCGACCTCTCGATCGAGTGA
- the dnaK gene encoding molecular chaperone DnaK: MASNKILGIDLGTTNSAFAVMEGSDPEIIVNGEGDRTTPSVVAFSDDERLVGKPAKNQAVQNPERTIQSIKRHMGEEDYAVEIDDEEFTPEQISAMILQKIKRDAEEYLGDEVEKAVITVPAYFNDRQRQATKDAGEIAGFEVERIVNEPTAASMAYGLDDESDQTVLVFDLGGGTFDVSVLDLGGGVYEVVATNGDNDLGGDDWDQAIIDHLADEFESDHGIDLREDRQALQRLTEAAEEAKVELSSRKETDINLPFITATDDGPIHLETSITRAKFESLTSDLLERTVGPTKQALEDAGYDTSDIDEVILVGGSTRMPQVQEKVEELVGQEPKKNVNPDEAVGLGAAIQGGVLGGEVDDIVLLDVTPLSLGIEVKGGLFERLIEKNTTIPTEESKIFTTAADNQTMVQVRVFQGEREIAEENELLGEFQLTGIPPAPAGTPQIEVGFEIDENGIVNVEAEDKGSGNAESITIEGGAGLSDEEIEQMQEEAEEHAEEDQQRRERIEARNEAESAVQRAETLLEENEEEVDDDLRESIEDAIADVEETLDDEDADTEEIESVTEALSTELQEIGKQMYQEQAQQAQAGAGGAGAGAAGAGPGGMGGDEPGAGDGDEYVDADFEEKDDEDDA; encoded by the coding sequence ATGGCGAGCAACAAGATTCTCGGAATCGACCTCGGGACCACGAACAGCGCCTTCGCGGTGATGGAGGGTAGCGACCCGGAGATCATCGTGAACGGCGAGGGCGACCGGACGACGCCGTCGGTCGTCGCCTTCAGCGACGACGAACGCCTCGTCGGGAAACCGGCGAAAAACCAGGCCGTCCAGAACCCCGAGCGCACGATCCAGTCGATCAAGCGGCACATGGGCGAGGAGGACTACGCCGTCGAGATCGACGACGAGGAGTTCACACCGGAGCAGATCTCGGCGATGATCCTCCAGAAGATCAAGCGCGACGCCGAGGAGTACCTCGGTGACGAGGTCGAGAAAGCAGTCATCACGGTGCCGGCGTACTTCAACGACCGGCAGCGACAGGCGACCAAGGACGCCGGCGAGATCGCCGGCTTCGAGGTCGAACGCATCGTCAACGAACCGACCGCGGCGTCGATGGCGTACGGCCTCGACGACGAGTCGGACCAGACGGTCCTCGTCTTCGACCTCGGGGGCGGCACGTTCGACGTGAGCGTCCTCGATCTGGGCGGTGGCGTCTACGAAGTCGTCGCCACGAACGGGGACAACGACCTCGGCGGCGACGACTGGGACCAAGCGATCATCGACCACCTCGCCGACGAGTTCGAGAGCGACCACGGTATCGACCTCCGCGAGGACCGCCAAGCGCTCCAGCGGTTGACCGAGGCCGCCGAGGAGGCCAAGGTGGAACTCTCCTCGCGCAAGGAGACGGACATCAACCTGCCCTTTATCACCGCGACCGACGACGGCCCGATCCACCTCGAAACCTCCATCACGCGGGCGAAGTTCGAGTCGCTGACGAGTGACCTGCTGGAGCGGACCGTCGGCCCGACGAAGCAGGCCCTCGAGGACGCGGGCTACGACACGAGCGACATCGACGAGGTGATCCTCGTCGGCGGGTCGACCCGGATGCCCCAAGTGCAGGAGAAAGTCGAGGAACTCGTCGGCCAGGAGCCCAAGAAGAACGTCAACCCGGACGAGGCGGTCGGGCTGGGTGCGGCGATCCAGGGCGGGGTCCTCGGCGGCGAGGTCGACGACATCGTCCTGCTCGACGTGACGCCCCTCTCGCTGGGCATCGAGGTCAAGGGCGGCCTGTTCGAGCGACTGATCGAGAAGAACACCACGATTCCCACCGAGGAGTCGAAGATCTTCACGACCGCCGCGGACAACCAGACGATGGTGCAGGTGCGGGTGTTCCAGGGCGAACGCGAGATCGCCGAGGAGAACGAACTGCTCGGCGAGTTCCAGTTGACGGGCATCCCGCCCGCACCCGCCGGTACACCCCAGATCGAGGTCGGCTTCGAGATCGACGAGAACGGCATCGTCAACGTCGAGGCCGAGGACAAGGGCTCGGGCAACGCCGAATCCATCACCATCGAAGGCGGTGCCGGCCTCTCCGACGAGGAGATCGAGCAGATGCAGGAGGAAGCCGAGGAACACGCCGAGGAAGACCAGCAGCGCCGCGAGCGGATCGAGGCGCGCAACGAGGCCGAGAGCGCGGTCCAGCGGGCCGAGACGCTCCTCGAGGAGAACGAGGAGGAGGTCGACGACGATCTCCGGGAGTCCATCGAGGACGCCATCGCCGACGTCGAGGAGACCCTCGACGACGAGGACGCCGACACCGAGGAGATCGAGTCGGTTACGGAAGCGCTGTCGACCGAACTCCAGGAGATCGGCAAGCAGATGTACCAAGAGCAGGCCCAGCAAGCACAGGCCGGTGCCGGCGGTGCCGGCGCGGGTGCGGCGGGCGCCGGCCCCGGCGGCATGGGCGGCGACGAACCGGGTGCGGGCGACGGCGACGAGTACGTCGACGCCGACTTCGAAGAGAAAGACGACGAAGACGACGCCTGA
- a CDS encoding Rrf2 family transcriptional regulator has translation MSSIELTSSQKTILTALINLHRETEDAVKGEDIADEVDRNPGTIRNQMQSLKALQLVEGVPGPKGGYKPTANAYEALDVDQMDEPAAVPLFHDGEPVDTANVGEIDLSSVHHPDLCRAEIHVQGSVREFHEGDKVRVGPTPLSKLVIDGTVDGKDDTDNILILRIDDMRAPAEEPNH, from the coding sequence ATGTCATCAATCGAACTGACGTCGAGTCAGAAGACTATCCTCACGGCCCTCATCAACCTCCACCGCGAAACCGAGGACGCGGTCAAGGGCGAAGACATCGCCGACGAGGTCGACCGGAACCCGGGGACGATCCGCAACCAGATGCAGAGTCTGAAGGCCCTCCAACTCGTCGAGGGCGTACCGGGACCGAAAGGAGGGTACAAACCGACAGCGAACGCGTACGAGGCCCTCGACGTGGACCAGATGGACGAACCCGCCGCAGTCCCGTTGTTCCACGACGGCGAACCGGTCGACACGGCGAACGTCGGCGAGATCGACCTCTCGTCGGTCCACCATCCCGACCTGTGTCGTGCCGAGATCCACGTCCAGGGGTCGGTCCGCGAGTTCCACGAGGGCGACAAAGTACGCGTGGGCCCCACACCGCTCTCGAAACTGGTCATCGACGGGACGGTCGACGGGAAGGACGACACCGACAACATCCTCATCCTCCGCATCGACGACATGCGAGCGCCCGCAGAAGAGCCGAACCACTGA
- the gyrA gene encoding DNA gyrase subunit A: protein MSSDTPDYEQDVPAASVETARIEQEMEQSYIDYAMSVIAGRALPDARDGLKPVHRRILYAMHEAGVTARASHRKSSSVVGETMGDFHPHGDSAIYDALARMAQGFSMRAPLVDGQGNFGSVDGDPPAAMRYTEARMSPIAEELLADIEKETVDFSTNYDGRKQEPDVLPAAFPNLLVNGSSGIAVGMSTNVPPHNLGEVIDATIHLIRNPDCTVEDLMDHVVAPDFPTGANIVGRNAIHKAYKTGRGRLRVRAEMETSEDRIVVTELPYQANKARLIERIADDVNEGKLDGVRDLRDESDRDGIRIVIELKRGANPDVVENQLLESHLETTFGVINLALVDGQPRVLDLKETLKVYLDHRREVVRRRSEYDLAEAEDRAHILEGRLTALENADEVVELIQDAEDRDGAKAALRAAFDFSADQVDHIVAMQLGSLTSMETAAIEEEYEEVQARIDRLEEILNEESELLGVIEDELREIEADYADERRTRVVEDDGEVTDEDLIPQEDTLVVVSEDDYIKRMSLSAFRVQNRGGKGIIGADLKEGDRISSVFLANTHDYLLCFTNHGQVYKLKTYRVPEMSRTARGKSAVNLLDLDDGEEIEAVVDCDDLDDGDGRYLTMATKKGRVKRTSVEEFGNILSTGIRAISLEDGDALVDVELTDGDHDLIVATADGMSIRFAESEVRSMGRNARGVGGIKLEGDDHVVGVAAVDSDDHDWVLSVTDHGYGKRSPVDAYTQQSRYGKGLIDIKTVDRNGPACAIDAVGPGDHLVVMSESGQILRTPVEDVSTVGRNTMGVIVMDLDGDDSVASVAVLPAGRVEGEDGDE, encoded by the coding sequence ATGAGCTCCGACACACCCGACTACGAACAGGACGTCCCGGCCGCGAGCGTCGAGACCGCCCGTATCGAACAGGAGATGGAGCAGTCCTACATCGACTACGCGATGTCGGTCATCGCGGGGCGGGCGCTCCCCGACGCCCGCGACGGCCTCAAACCCGTCCACCGGCGCATCCTCTACGCCATGCACGAGGCGGGCGTCACCGCCCGTGCCTCCCACCGGAAGTCCTCCTCCGTCGTCGGCGAGACGATGGGTGACTTCCACCCACACGGCGACTCCGCCATCTACGACGCGCTGGCGCGGATGGCACAAGGCTTCTCGATGCGTGCCCCCCTGGTCGACGGCCAGGGGAACTTCGGCTCCGTCGACGGCGACCCGCCCGCGGCCATGCGCTACACCGAGGCGCGGATGTCGCCCATCGCCGAGGAACTCCTGGCCGACATCGAGAAAGAGACCGTCGACTTCTCGACGAACTACGACGGCCGCAAGCAGGAACCCGACGTGTTGCCGGCGGCGTTCCCCAACCTCCTCGTCAACGGCTCCTCGGGCATCGCGGTCGGCATGTCGACGAACGTGCCGCCGCACAACCTCGGCGAGGTGATCGACGCGACGATCCACCTCATTCGGAATCCGGATTGCACCGTCGAGGACCTGATGGATCACGTCGTCGCGCCCGACTTCCCGACCGGCGCGAACATCGTCGGCCGCAACGCCATCCACAAGGCGTACAAGACTGGACGCGGGCGACTCAGGGTCCGCGCCGAGATGGAGACGAGCGAGGACCGAATCGTCGTCACGGAACTCCCCTACCAGGCGAACAAGGCTCGCCTCATCGAACGCATCGCGGACGACGTGAACGAGGGGAAACTCGACGGCGTGCGCGACTTACGCGACGAGTCCGACCGCGACGGAATCCGCATCGTGATCGAACTCAAGCGGGGGGCGAACCCGGACGTGGTCGAGAACCAGTTGCTCGAATCGCACCTCGAAACCACCTTCGGCGTCATCAACCTCGCGTTGGTCGACGGCCAACCCCGCGTGCTCGACCTGAAGGAGACACTGAAGGTCTACCTGGACCACCGCCGGGAGGTCGTCCGCCGGCGCAGCGAGTACGACCTCGCGGAGGCCGAGGACCGCGCACACATCCTCGAAGGACGGCTCACGGCCTTGGAGAACGCCGACGAGGTGGTCGAACTCATCCAGGACGCGGAGGACCGCGACGGCGCGAAGGCGGCCCTCCGTGCAGCCTTTGACTTCTCGGCGGACCAGGTCGACCACATCGTCGCGATGCAACTCGGCAGCCTCACCTCGATGGAGACGGCCGCGATCGAGGAGGAGTACGAGGAGGTCCAAGCGCGGATCGACCGGTTGGAGGAGATCCTGAACGAGGAGTCCGAACTGCTGGGCGTCATCGAGGACGAACTCCGGGAGATCGAGGCCGACTACGCCGACGAGCGCCGCACCCGGGTCGTCGAGGACGACGGCGAAGTGACCGACGAGGATCTCATCCCCCAGGAGGACACCCTCGTCGTCGTCAGCGAGGACGACTACATCAAGCGGATGTCGCTGTCGGCGTTCCGCGTCCAGAATCGGGGCGGGAAGGGGATAATCGGCGCCGACCTCAAGGAGGGCGATCGGATCTCCTCGGTCTTCCTCGCGAACACCCACGACTACCTGCTCTGTTTCACCAACCACGGACAGGTGTACAAACTCAAGACCTACCGGGTGCCGGAGATGAGCCGAACCGCCCGCGGCAAGTCGGCAGTGAACCTCCTCGACCTGGACGACGGCGAGGAGATCGAGGCCGTCGTCGACTGCGACGACTTGGACGACGGCGACGGGCGCTACCTCACGATGGCGACGAAGAAGGGACGGGTGAAACGGACTAGCGTCGAGGAGTTCGGCAACATCCTCTCGACCGGCATCCGAGCGATCAGTTTGGAGGACGGCGACGCCCTCGTCGACGTGGAACTGACCGACGGTGACCACGACCTGATCGTCGCCACCGCCGACGGCATGAGTATCCGGTTTGCGGAGTCGGAGGTCAGATCGATGGGCCGGAACGCCCGCGGCGTCGGCGGCATCAAACTCGAGGGCGACGACCACGTCGTCGGGGTAGCCGCCGTCGATTCCGACGACCACGACTGGGTGCTCTCGGTGACCGACCACGGCTACGGCAAGCGGTCGCCGGTCGACGCCTACACCCAGCAGTCCCGCTACGGCAAGGGACTGATCGACATCAAGACGGTCGACCGCAACGGCCCGGCGTGTGCCATCGACGCCGTCGGCCCGGGCGATCACCTCGTCGTCATGAGCGAGTCCGGACAGATCCTCCGGACGCCGGTCGAGGACGTCTCGACCGTCGGCCGCAACACGATGGGCGTCATCGTGATGGACCTCGACGGCGACGACTCGGTGGCCTCGGTGGCGGTACTGCCCGCGGGCCGGGTCGAGGGTGAGGACGGCGACGAGTAG
- the rocF gene encoding arginase has translation MEPVRIVGVPTDYGASRRGVDMGPSAIRYAGLAAELESLGHDVRDVGDLPAPRTEEAARADPGRSDAKYLDAISSVCGRLANEVAGAANVGETPLVLGGDHSLAIGTLAGASRGADLGVVWFDAHGDFNTPGTTPSGNVHGMSLAAALGRGEFETSPWARSDGLDGENVALVGVRDLDSEERRTLRESDVTVFTISEIDDRGITAVVDDALGVASSGTDGVHVSLDLDWLDPTEAPGVGTPVRGDVTYREAHAALERVADVDLRSLELVEVNPILDDHNRTAELAVELAASALGKRIL, from the coding sequence GTGGAGCCAGTTCGCATCGTCGGCGTCCCGACCGACTACGGCGCGAGTCGCCGCGGGGTCGATATGGGACCCTCGGCCATCCGGTACGCCGGCCTCGCGGCCGAACTCGAGTCGCTTGGACACGACGTCCGCGACGTCGGCGACCTGCCGGCCCCGCGGACCGAGGAGGCGGCGCGGGCCGACCCCGGCCGGTCCGACGCGAAGTATCTCGACGCTATCTCGTCGGTGTGTGGCCGATTGGCAAACGAGGTAGCGGGGGCCGCAAACGTAGGCGAGACGCCTCTCGTCCTCGGTGGCGACCACTCGCTCGCCATCGGTACGCTCGCCGGAGCGAGCCGCGGCGCCGACCTCGGGGTCGTGTGGTTCGACGCACACGGCGACTTCAACACCCCGGGGACGACGCCGAGTGGCAACGTCCACGGCATGTCGCTGGCGGCGGCGCTCGGGCGCGGCGAGTTCGAAACCTCGCCCTGGGCGCGGTCGGACGGCCTCGACGGGGAGAACGTCGCACTGGTCGGCGTCCGCGACTTGGACTCCGAGGAGCGCCGAACCCTCCGGGAGAGCGACGTGACCGTCTTCACCATCTCCGAAATCGACGACCGCGGCATCACGGCCGTCGTCGACGACGCCCTCGGCGTGGCGTCGTCCGGCACCGACGGCGTCCACGTCAGCCTCGACCTGGACTGGCTCGACCCTACGGAGGCACCGGGTGTCGGGACGCCGGTCAGAGGGGACGTCACCTACCGCGAAGCACACGCCGCGCTGGAACGGGTGGCCGACGTCGACCTCCGGTCGCTCGAACTCGTCGAGGTAAACCCCATCCTCGACGACCACAACCGGACTGCGGAACTCGCCGTCGAACTCGCCGCGAGCGCGCTCGGCAAGCGGATCCTCTGA
- a CDS encoding NAD(P)/FAD-dependent oxidoreductase, which yields MTAQVVVLGAGYAGAGAVSRFEEMNDGDAELTWISEHDYHLVLHETHRVIRDTSVASKVAIPVDEIKSTATTFRQDRVTGIDVDDRQVHCRDGDPVDYDYLLVALGSRTAFYGIEGLREHSHTLKGLEDAREIHDDVAAAAADATRSDPAQVVVGGAGLSGIQSAGEIAAYRDEHRTPIDVTLVEGLDEVLPGRDPEFQGALRKRLEAADVDIMCGEFISKVDDETIYVGGGEEEDPTELDYDVLLWTGGITGQDELDEAAVDKDERSNRLYADRDFRTSDDRVFAIGDTAMIDQGPEEFAPPTAQAAWQAADVAGENLARAVRGEELATWRYDDKGTLVSVGDEAVAHGVDVLPIDTFGGIGAETLKKIVATRWIADVSSIGRAIDAWSDM from the coding sequence ATGACCGCTCAGGTCGTCGTTCTGGGTGCCGGGTACGCTGGTGCCGGTGCCGTCTCACGCTTCGAAGAGATGAACGACGGTGACGCCGAGTTGACCTGGATCTCCGAGCACGACTACCACCTCGTCCTCCACGAGACCCACCGTGTCATTCGCGACACGAGCGTCGCCTCCAAGGTCGCCATCCCCGTCGACGAGATCAAGTCCACCGCGACGACGTTCCGACAGGACCGCGTCACGGGCATCGACGTCGACGACCGGCAGGTCCACTGCCGTGACGGTGACCCCGTCGACTACGACTACTTGCTCGTCGCACTGGGGAGTCGGACCGCCTTCTACGGGATCGAGGGGCTCCGCGAACACAGCCACACGCTCAAGGGACTCGAGGACGCCCGCGAGATCCACGACGACGTGGCTGCCGCGGCGGCCGACGCCACCCGATCGGATCCCGCACAGGTCGTCGTCGGCGGGGCCGGTCTCTCGGGTATCCAGTCCGCGGGCGAGATTGCGGCCTATCGCGACGAACACCGCACGCCGATCGACGTGACACTCGTCGAGGGCCTCGACGAGGTGCTCCCCGGTCGAGACCCCGAGTTCCAGGGCGCACTCAGGAAGCGACTCGAGGCCGCCGACGTCGACATCATGTGTGGCGAGTTCATCTCGAAAGTCGACGACGAGACGATCTACGTCGGCGGCGGCGAGGAGGAAGACCCGACCGAACTCGACTACGACGTACTCCTCTGGACCGGTGGCATCACCGGTCAGGACGAACTCGACGAGGCCGCGGTCGACAAAGACGAGCGGAGCAACCGACTGTACGCCGACCGCGACTTCCGGACGAGCGACGACCGGGTGTTCGCCATCGGCGACACGGCGATGATCGATCAGGGACCGGAGGAGTTCGCGCCGCCGACGGCACAGGCCGCGTGGCAGGCCGCCGACGTAGCCGGGGAGAACCTCGCCCGTGCCGTTCGTGGCGAGGAACTCGCGACGTGGCGGTACGACGACAAGGGGACGCTCGTCTCGGTCGGCGACGAGGCGGTCGCCCACGGCGTCGACGTCCTCCCGATCGACACGTTCGGCGGTATCGGCGCGGAGACGCTGAAGAAGATCGTGGCGACACGCTGGATCGCGGACGTCTCCTCGATCGGTCGAGCGATCGACGCCTGGTCCGATATGTAG
- a CDS encoding AMP-binding protein has product MTTLADLVGRDRRSDRPALRIVDRDRTHTYHDFCTTAWKAAHALRHLGVHEGSRVALSPDPAPQVLSTLFGAASLGAQLTFDVAAESRVVVVPVDRESEVDDGRSVVVYGGAPAAATTTHWEEVVWSENPAMWPTTPSPSDPVLDADGRSFTHGDLYAGAGTVVADAGLDDEMSVALRASLADPQAVVAGVIAPLLAGGTVVVPGGAEGGVADVAAGDGAVPERRRIGLDAVSW; this is encoded by the coding sequence TTGACGACCCTCGCCGACCTCGTCGGGCGCGACCGACGGAGCGACAGACCGGCGCTTCGGATCGTCGACCGGGACCGAACCCACACCTACCACGACTTCTGCACGACGGCGTGGAAGGCGGCCCACGCGCTCCGACACCTCGGCGTCCACGAGGGATCGCGGGTCGCGCTCTCCCCCGATCCGGCCCCGCAGGTCCTCTCGACCTTGTTCGGTGCCGCGTCGCTCGGCGCTCAACTGACCTTCGACGTGGCCGCCGAGAGCCGCGTGGTGGTCGTCCCCGTCGACCGCGAGAGTGAGGTCGACGACGGCCGATCGGTCGTCGTCTACGGCGGGGCACCCGCGGCGGCGACGACGACCCACTGGGAGGAGGTAGTCTGGAGCGAGAACCCCGCAATGTGGCCGACGACGCCGTCGCCGTCCGATCCGGTCCTCGACGCCGACGGTCGGTCGTTCACGCACGGCGACCTGTACGCCGGGGCGGGGACGGTCGTCGCCGACGCGGGACTCGACGACGAGATGAGCGTCGCACTCCGGGCGTCGCTCGCGGATCCGCAGGCGGTCGTCGCGGGCGTGATCGCGCCGCTCCTGGCCGGCGGCACCGTCGTCGTCCCCGGCGGGGCCGAGGGGGGCGTGGCCGACGTAGCGGCCGGCGACGGTGCGGTTCCGGAGCGGCGGCGGATCGGTCTCGACGCCGTCTCGTGGTAG
- the dnaJ gene encoding molecular chaperone DnaJ — MTEDFYDVLGVSRDASEDEIKQAYRKKASEYHPDVSDDPDAEEKFKKAKKAKEVLTDEEKRQAYDQIGHERFEQAEKRGGFDGGGGGAGGGARGNPFGGGGGGAGGFEDIFEQFFGGGGGRGGSDRPRQGQDLRTSLRLDLEEAYEGVEREFTVTRPTRCSDCDGEGHPPGADAETCPNCDGSGQVTQVQQTPFGRMQQTGTCRRCDGAGTLYSETCSTCGGEGQVREESTLSVDIPAGIRDGQTLRMEGEGAPGQNRGPNGDLLIEVSVADHPDFDRDGDDLHYQHPISFPQATFGDTVEVPTLDGTVEMDVPSGTQSGETFRLKGKGMPRLRRRGQGDLYVQVQVVTPEDMNAEQREALERFAEAGGEEVDVKEGFFERIKSSF, encoded by the coding sequence ATGACAGAGGATTTCTACGACGTGCTCGGGGTGTCTCGGGACGCCTCCGAAGACGAGATCAAACAGGCGTACCGAAAGAAGGCCTCGGAGTACCATCCGGACGTGAGCGACGACCCGGACGCCGAGGAGAAGTTCAAGAAGGCAAAGAAGGCAAAGGAGGTGCTCACCGACGAGGAGAAACGGCAGGCGTACGACCAAATTGGCCACGAGCGCTTCGAACAGGCCGAGAAGCGCGGGGGCTTCGACGGCGGTGGCGGGGGCGCTGGCGGCGGCGCTCGCGGCAACCCCTTCGGCGGCGGTGGCGGCGGTGCCGGCGGCTTCGAGGACATCTTCGAGCAGTTCTTCGGCGGTGGCGGCGGCCGCGGTGGCAGCGACCGCCCCCGACAGGGCCAGGACCTGCGCACGTCGCTCCGTCTCGACTTGGAGGAGGCCTACGAGGGCGTCGAACGCGAGTTCACCGTCACCCGTCCGACGCGGTGTTCGGACTGCGACGGCGAGGGGCATCCGCCCGGCGCCGACGCGGAGACGTGTCCGAACTGCGACGGAAGCGGACAGGTGACACAGGTCCAGCAGACGCCGTTCGGTCGGATGCAACAGACCGGGACCTGCCGCCGGTGTGACGGCGCGGGAACCCTCTACAGCGAGACGTGTTCGACCTGTGGCGGCGAGGGCCAGGTCCGCGAGGAATCCACCCTCTCGGTCGACATCCCGGCGGGGATCCGCGACGGTCAGACCCTCCGGATGGAGGGCGAGGGTGCCCCCGGGCAGAACCGCGGCCCCAACGGCGACCTCCTGATCGAGGTGTCGGTCGCGGACCACCCCGACTTCGACCGCGACGGCGACGACCTCCACTACCAGCATCCCATCTCCTTCCCGCAGGCCACGTTCGGCGACACCGTCGAGGTGCCGACGCTCGACGGCACCGTCGAGATGGACGTCCCTTCGGGCACCCAGAGCGGCGAGACGTTCCGGCTCAAGGGCAAGGGGATGCCGCGTCTGCGACGCCGGGGACAGGGCGACCTCTACGTGCAGGTGCAGGTCGTCACCCCGGAGGACATGAACGCCGAACAGCGCGAGGCGCTGGAACGCTTCGCCGAGGCCGGCGGCGAGGAGGTCGACGTGAAAGAGGGCTTCTTCGAGCGGATCAAGAGCAGCTTTTGA
- a CDS encoding GNAT family N-acetyltransferase, producing the protein MYVRDAKNRDEVWLLDNIEEMALDDAAFRSRDYVIAVDEGSNDRAGFGRIRVHKVDGGEVCELTGIGVLPAWRGQGVGAHVVERLVETAADEGFETVYSITDQPSYLARFGFEPVESSALPPKLRDRLHEKRETIQPDAVATSLDTGGFSMPARLREAFKSAAPHDPTDDDAVEDAEDFGIDPDSATYKYDTG; encoded by the coding sequence ATGTACGTCCGGGATGCCAAGAACCGAGACGAGGTCTGGTTGCTCGACAACATCGAGGAGATGGCCCTGGACGACGCCGCCTTCCGATCTCGGGACTACGTCATCGCGGTCGACGAAGGATCGAACGACCGCGCGGGGTTCGGCCGTATCCGCGTCCACAAGGTCGACGGCGGCGAGGTGTGTGAACTCACGGGCATCGGCGTCCTGCCCGCGTGGCGGGGCCAGGGCGTCGGCGCACACGTCGTCGAGCGACTGGTCGAGACGGCCGCCGACGAGGGTTTCGAGACGGTCTACTCGATCACCGATCAGCCGTCGTATCTCGCCCGCTTCGGGTTCGAACCGGTCGAGTCGAGCGCGCTACCGCCGAAGCTCCGCGACCGCCTGCACGAGAAACGCGAGACGATACAACCCGACGCCGTCGCGACGAGTCTCGACACCGGCGGCTTCTCGATGCCCGCCCGCCTCCGCGAGGCGTTCAAGAGCGCCGCCCCGCACGACCCCACCGACGACGACGCCGTCGAGGACGCCGAGGACTTCGGGATCGACCCCGACAGTGCCACCTACAAGTACGACACCGGCTAA